In Methanosarcina siciliae T4/M, one genomic interval encodes:
- a CDS encoding Mth938-like domain-containing protein, whose translation MKPKIDSTSFGLITVEGETFEYDILIRLDGRVEKREKMLSKGKYGTSHKISLEEAEQIYEEGIEKIIIGTGQTGFVELSEEAEDFFMGKKCGIELFPTPWAIERWNEIEGRVSAMFHVTC comes from the coding sequence ATGAAACCAAAGATTGATTCCACAAGTTTTGGTTTGATTACTGTAGAAGGAGAGACATTTGAATACGATATTCTCATCCGTCTTGACGGCAGGGTTGAAAAACGAGAGAAAATGCTTTCAAAAGGAAAGTATGGGACTTCTCATAAAATCTCTCTTGAAGAAGCCGAACAGATCTATGAGGAAGGAATTGAAAAAATCATCATAGGGACAGGGCAGACAGGTTTTGTGGAACTTTCGGAAGAAGCTGAAGACTTTTTCATGGGAAAGAAATGCGGGATCGAACTTTTCCCTACTCCCTGGGCAATTGAACGCTGGAATGAAATTGAAGGCAGGGTCTCTGCAATGTTCCATGTAACCTGCTAA
- the ribC gene encoding riboflavin synthase codes for MPTIGIADTTFARYNMGRAAIDEIQKNVSVQIKRVTVPGIKDLPVAAKKLIEEEGCDIVMALGMPGAQQKDKMCAHEASQGLIMAQLMTNTHIIEVFVHEDEGKDEKELSLLMDRRTREHALNVIKLLFKPEKLVREAGTGQRQGFEDAGPLRM; via the coding sequence ATGCCCACAATAGGAATTGCAGATACCACGTTTGCGCGCTATAATATGGGGCGTGCAGCAATCGACGAGATACAGAAAAACGTATCCGTACAGATTAAAAGGGTAACAGTGCCCGGGATAAAAGACCTTCCTGTAGCTGCCAAAAAGCTTATTGAAGAAGAAGGCTGCGATATCGTAATGGCCCTTGGAATGCCCGGTGCCCAGCAAAAAGACAAAATGTGCGCTCATGAAGCTTCTCAGGGTCTTATAATGGCCCAGCTCATGACCAACACTCATATTATAGAGGTCTTTGTCCACGAGGATGAAGGAAAAGACGAAAAAGAACTTTCTCTTCTCATGGACAGAAGGACCCGGGAACATGCTTTAAACGTGATAAAACTGCTCTTCAAGCCGGAAAAACTGGTAAGGGAAGCCGGTACCGGCCAGAGGCAGGGTTTTGAGGACGCTGGTCCTTTGAGAATGTGA
- a CDS encoding metal-dependent hydrolase, which translates to MVNTLSHLGVGLLIALALGYKGRKREILAFLAILPDLDFIPYILFALVSDSVSHETRNQLFYLLGHREFMHSILFIALVTLLIWLITKDRRFTAAGFAAIFLHSYLDYATSWKMRPLYPFSTETSIMGAVYFFDPLANLLPLVPVFIVLVGHMKRNGRWNGRFNNFCTFVTENRSKFYTTLLVVLLVWITVLPVAKIFLVKHISDTEGAKISYQETYPSSPGKFLTAYSYNATHYKILEVSYWAGIERSDYIEKINVTGDVPDAAAYAERAEKLYSTAVPQEIDYPVYSVSEENGSVTVLLSDARNPYVEMWAYFDTVYRFVFDTESGEYEAYASVQGEEEEEKLGENYFG; encoded by the coding sequence ATGGTAAACACACTCTCCCACCTCGGAGTCGGCCTTCTGATCGCTCTGGCTCTCGGATATAAAGGAAGAAAACGAGAAATTCTGGCATTTCTGGCAATTCTGCCTGACCTGGACTTCATCCCGTACATCCTCTTTGCCCTTGTCAGCGACAGCGTAAGCCATGAAACCCGAAACCAGCTTTTTTACCTGCTGGGCCACAGGGAGTTCATGCATTCCATCCTTTTCATTGCTCTGGTTACACTTTTAATCTGGCTTATAACAAAAGACCGCAGGTTCACCGCCGCCGGGTTTGCAGCTATTTTCCTCCACAGCTACCTTGATTATGCCACCAGCTGGAAAATGCGCCCCCTCTACCCGTTCAGCACCGAGACATCAATCATGGGAGCCGTCTACTTTTTCGACCCCCTGGCAAACCTTCTTCCCCTGGTGCCCGTCTTTATCGTACTTGTCGGACATATGAAAAGAAATGGCAGATGGAACGGGAGGTTCAACAACTTCTGTACCTTTGTCACCGAAAACCGGAGCAAATTCTATACAACGCTTCTGGTCGTGCTCCTGGTCTGGATCACAGTCCTGCCGGTTGCAAAAATATTTCTCGTGAAACATATTTCCGACACCGAGGGGGCAAAAATCAGCTACCAGGAAACTTACCCTTCCTCACCCGGAAAGTTCCTTACCGCATATTCCTATAACGCCACCCACTACAAGATTCTGGAAGTCAGCTACTGGGCAGGGATCGAAAGAAGCGATTATATCGAAAAAATAAACGTGACCGGCGACGTCCCCGATGCTGCTGCCTACGCCGAAAGAGCCGAAAAACTCTACAGCACAGCCGTCCCTCAGGAAATCGATTATCCTGTCTACAGCGTCTCGGAAGAAAACGGTTCGGTAACTGTCTTGCTGAGTGATGCGAGAAACCCGTATGTTGAAATGTGGGCGTATTTTGATACGGTTTACAGGTTCGTTTTTGATACGGAGAGCGGGGAGTATGAGGCGTATGCAAGCGTACAGGGGGAAGAGGAGGAAGAGAAATTAGGGGAGAATTATTTTGGGTGA
- a CDS encoding adenylyltransferase/cytidyltransferase family protein, with protein sequence MLAGCYPRPGDLLTRVLATGTFDILHPGHVYFLSQARALGDELFVIIARDSNVTHKPKPIIPEEQRLEMVDALRTVDKAILGSEKDIFEPLKEIRPDIIALGYDQHFEIELLEKELTKRGLPAKVVRIPLSKECPLCSTGAIIKEVLKRYG encoded by the coding sequence ATGCTTGCAGGATGTTACCCGAGACCAGGTGATTTGTTGACGCGTGTACTTGCTACCGGAACTTTTGACATACTCCATCCGGGACATGTTTATTTCCTGAGCCAGGCGCGAGCTCTTGGAGATGAGCTCTTCGTTATTATTGCCAGGGATTCCAATGTAACTCATAAGCCAAAACCTATAATTCCCGAGGAGCAGCGGCTTGAGATGGTAGATGCCCTCCGGACGGTAGACAAAGCCATTCTTGGTAGTGAAAAAGATATTTTCGAACCCCTGAAAGAGATTAGGCCGGATATCATCGCCCTGGGGTATGATCAGCATTTTGAAATTGAGCTTCTGGAAAAAGAACTTACTAAAAGAGGGCTCCCTGCAAAAGTAGTCAGGATTCCACTTTCAAAAGAGTGCCCCCTCTGCAGTACGGGGGCAATAATAAAAGAGGTCCTTAAACGGTATGGGTAA
- a CDS encoding 4Fe-4S binding protein: MKIKICIPTERIQNPIISETIVETGILLNIMVANIDSTYGELIADVKDSRFARIKKALESRGALVAILDRPIHRDEEECVECGACISVCPMNVYSFDETWSLCVDEKKCIQCGMCIKMCPHGALKLGE, translated from the coding sequence ATGAAAATAAAGATCTGCATCCCTACGGAAAGGATTCAAAATCCCATCATCTCCGAGACGATTGTCGAAACCGGAATCCTGCTTAATATCATGGTCGCAAATATCGACTCAACTTACGGCGAACTGATTGCGGATGTAAAGGATTCCAGGTTCGCCCGAATTAAAAAAGCTCTCGAATCCAGGGGAGCATTAGTTGCAATTCTGGACCGCCCCATTCACAGGGACGAAGAAGAATGCGTGGAATGCGGAGCCTGTATCTCGGTCTGTCCGATGAATGTTTACTCCTTTGATGAGACCTGGAGCTTATGCGTGGACGAAAAGAAATGTATCCAGTGCGGCATGTGTATCAAAATGTGCCCGCACGGCGCTTTAAAACTAGGGGAATGA
- a CDS encoding pyridoxal phosphate-dependent aminotransferase gives MTSARLKRVEESATIRISNIATRMIKEGADVINFSLGEPDFDTPKNICDAAAKAMYEGKTHYAPSAGIPELRAAIAEKLKTENYLEVTEKDVLVTPGAKQAIFEIMMGALDDGDQALLFDPAWVTYDACIRFSGADTVWVPTVPEKGFLPDNFAEYINDKTKLIVVNSPGNPTGGVFGKKTLQCIADLAIDHDMLVVSDEIYEKIIYDREHISIGSFDGMQDRTITVNGFSKAYAMTGWRLGYLTAPPEIFKLLQKIQSHSVSSATTFVQYGGLEALQGPQDGVKAMVDRFKMRRDILIDGLNKIGIECKKPDGAFYAFANVSEYGNGTEVAERLLKEAHVAVTPGIAFGASGEDFIRISYATSIDRIREALERLEKIFA, from the coding sequence ATGACATCCGCAAGGCTCAAGCGTGTAGAAGAATCCGCAACGATCCGGATCTCCAATATCGCAACCAGAATGATAAAAGAGGGTGCAGACGTAATCAATTTCAGCCTTGGTGAACCTGATTTCGATACCCCTAAAAACATCTGCGATGCTGCAGCAAAGGCTATGTACGAGGGAAAAACCCATTACGCTCCTTCTGCAGGCATTCCGGAGCTGAGGGCAGCTATTGCCGAAAAATTGAAGACGGAAAACTATCTTGAAGTGACCGAAAAAGACGTGCTGGTCACCCCAGGGGCAAAACAGGCGATTTTCGAAATAATGATGGGTGCCCTTGACGACGGGGATCAGGCTCTCCTCTTTGACCCTGCCTGGGTAACATATGATGCCTGCATACGTTTTTCAGGAGCAGATACGGTCTGGGTGCCTACAGTCCCTGAAAAAGGCTTTTTGCCGGATAATTTCGCCGAGTACATAAATGACAAGACAAAGCTCATTGTTGTAAACAGCCCGGGCAACCCGACAGGCGGAGTATTCGGGAAAAAGACTCTCCAGTGCATTGCCGATCTTGCAATTGACCACGACATGCTGGTAGTCTCAGATGAAATATATGAGAAAATCATCTATGACCGGGAACATATCAGTATCGGCAGTTTTGACGGAATGCAGGATAGAACCATCACTGTAAACGGTTTTTCCAAGGCATACGCAATGACCGGCTGGAGACTCGGATACCTTACCGCTCCCCCTGAGATCTTTAAACTTCTGCAGAAGATCCAGTCCCACTCGGTAAGCAGCGCCACAACCTTTGTTCAATACGGCGGACTTGAAGCCCTGCAGGGTCCCCAGGACGGCGTCAAAGCAATGGTTGACCGCTTTAAAATGCGCAGGGATATCCTTATCGACGGGCTGAACAAAATAGGGATTGAGTGCAAGAAACCGGACGGAGCCTTCTATGCCTTTGCCAATGTGAGCGAGTATGGAAACGGGACCGAGGTTGCTGAAAGGCTCCTGAAGGAAGCTCATGTGGCAGTGACTCCGGGAATTGCATTCGGAGCTTCAGGCGAGGACTTTATCAGGATTTCTTATGCAACATCCATTGACAGAATCCGGGAAGCGCTTGAAAGGCTTGAAAAGATATTTGCATGA
- a CDS encoding mechanosensitive ion channel family protein, giving the protein MDNVISNGIMGQVIPYTDVTVSRLIFAVIILIAGFISVKILVYIFRRGMQKTKLPELTIQFLANFLSILLYVIVFLIFLKSLNFDVDSFVVGLSAIIGLVLGLGMQDTFTNITAGIWVAAIRPVDTGEVVTVNGQTGKIKSVSIMSTELLTPDNQLITIPNKLVWGSSIVNMTRMPTRRVSVDVGISYSSDLEKAIRFALELTKGHPLVLPDPEPAVVTTELASSSVNLQVRAWTNTDDFWGVKNDLTAGIFEAYRREGIEIPFPQMDVHMKETKE; this is encoded by the coding sequence ATGGATAACGTAATAAGCAATGGAATAATGGGACAGGTAATCCCGTATACTGACGTAACAGTATCAAGGCTGATTTTTGCAGTAATAATACTGATTGCAGGCTTTATTTCGGTGAAAATTCTTGTTTATATTTTCAGAAGAGGGATGCAGAAAACAAAACTACCTGAGCTTACGATTCAGTTTCTGGCAAATTTTCTGAGCATCCTCCTGTATGTGATAGTTTTCCTGATCTTTTTGAAGAGCCTGAATTTTGACGTGGATAGTTTTGTAGTGGGCCTATCTGCGATAATAGGCCTGGTACTGGGCCTCGGGATGCAGGATACCTTTACCAATATAACAGCCGGGATATGGGTTGCGGCAATCAGGCCTGTCGATACGGGAGAGGTGGTGACCGTAAACGGACAGACCGGAAAAATAAAATCCGTAAGTATTATGTCAACTGAACTCCTGACTCCCGACAACCAGCTTATAACAATTCCGAATAAACTCGTCTGGGGAAGTTCTATTGTTAATATGACGCGAATGCCTACAAGAAGGGTTTCTGTTGATGTGGGTATAAGCTACTCTTCGGATCTTGAAAAAGCTATCCGGTTCGCTCTTGAACTTACGAAAGGACATCCTCTTGTCCTGCCTGACCCCGAACCTGCGGTTGTCACTACCGAACTTGCCAGTTCTTCCGTAAACTTGCAGGTCAGGGCCTGGACTAACACAGATGATTTTTGGGGTGTAAAGAATGACCTGACGGCAGGGATCTTTGAAGCTTACAGAAGAGAAGGAATTGAAATCCCCTTCCCGCAGATGGACGTACATATGAAGGAAACGAAGGAATGA
- the ribH gene encoding 6,7-dimethyl-8-ribityllumazine synthase encodes MTISLGFVVAEFNRDLTYQMELLGREHAEFLGATVKETILVPGVFDMPLAIKKLCQREDIDAVVTIGSVIEGETDHDQVVMQHAARKIMDLSLEFNKPVTLGIPGPGMTRMAAHERVDYAKRAVEAAVKLVRRL; translated from the coding sequence ATGACTATCAGCCTAGGATTTGTTGTAGCTGAATTTAACAGGGATCTGACCTACCAGATGGAGCTGCTTGGAAGAGAACATGCAGAATTCCTGGGGGCAACAGTTAAAGAGACCATTCTCGTGCCCGGGGTCTTTGACATGCCCCTTGCAATCAAGAAGCTCTGCCAGAGGGAGGATATTGATGCAGTGGTGACTATAGGGTCGGTAATCGAAGGTGAGACCGACCATGATCAGGTGGTTATGCAGCATGCCGCAAGGAAAATCATGGACCTTTCCCTTGAGTTTAACAAGCCGGTAACTCTCGGAATTCCGGGTCCGGGCATGACCAGGATGGCTGCTCATGAACGTGTTGACTATGCTAAAAGGGCAGTGGAAGCTGCAGTAAAGCTGGTGCGGCGGCTGTGA
- a CDS encoding pyridoxal-phosphate-dependent aminotransferase family protein yields the protein MDMEDALLMMPGPVPVTPRVLRVMSKPMINHRSAEFAGIYTDCRQILADVFQTKNDIFLLSGSGTAGMEAAVGSVAGSGDKVIAIENGKFGQRFKDLAAIYADVVPLEFEWGLPVDLEMVKEKLEEGAKAITLVHNETSAGILNPAVEIGKLAKKHDAIFIMDGVTSLGGDEVKVDEWGIDIAIVGSQKCIAAPPGMSAVSVSEKAFEAINAMKKRPYYNDLKAYKKSGDKPKPETPYTPAIPLFYAMQEALHIVKEEGMEARIKRHRSLSEAVRVAVGAMNIEMFPQLNEYSKYSNTVTAMKAPAGIDGEDIKNDMKKRGVIIAGGQERLKGKIFRIGNMGNVTARDVLSTIQQLEIVLSKRGYIDCVGAGTEAAMRVIDRV from the coding sequence ATGGATATGGAAGATGCCCTTCTCATGATGCCTGGACCCGTACCTGTTACACCCAGAGTCCTTAGGGTGATGTCAAAACCGATGATTAACCACCGGAGTGCTGAATTTGCAGGAATTTATACCGATTGCAGGCAGATTCTTGCTGACGTGTTTCAGACAAAGAATGACATCTTTTTACTCAGCGGCTCCGGGACTGCCGGGATGGAAGCCGCAGTCGGGTCTGTGGCCGGAAGTGGGGACAAAGTTATCGCCATAGAAAATGGGAAGTTCGGACAGCGTTTCAAAGACCTTGCAGCTATTTATGCTGACGTGGTACCCCTGGAGTTTGAATGGGGACTTCCAGTTGACCTTGAAATGGTCAAGGAGAAGCTCGAAGAAGGGGCAAAAGCCATCACCCTTGTCCACAACGAAACCTCTGCAGGTATCCTTAACCCTGCTGTAGAAATCGGCAAACTTGCAAAAAAGCACGATGCTATTTTTATTATGGACGGCGTAACCTCCCTCGGAGGAGATGAAGTCAAAGTCGATGAATGGGGCATTGACATTGCAATCGTGGGATCGCAGAAGTGCATTGCAGCTCCACCCGGGATGTCAGCTGTTTCCGTAAGCGAAAAAGCCTTTGAGGCAATAAACGCCATGAAGAAAAGGCCATACTATAATGACCTTAAAGCATATAAAAAGAGCGGAGACAAACCCAAACCTGAAACACCATACACCCCTGCAATTCCTCTGTTCTATGCCATGCAGGAAGCCCTTCACATCGTAAAGGAAGAAGGCATGGAAGCAAGGATCAAAAGGCACAGGTCTCTCTCCGAAGCGGTAAGGGTAGCGGTCGGCGCAATGAACATAGAGATGTTCCCTCAGCTTAACGAATATAGCAAGTACTCCAACACCGTCACTGCAATGAAAGCCCCTGCAGGGATTGATGGGGAAGACATTAAAAACGATATGAAGAAGCGGGGTGTAATTATAGCCGGAGGGCAGGAACGCCTTAAGGGCAAGATTTTCAGGATCGGAAACATGGGGAATGTAACTGCAAGAGATGTCCTCTCCACCATCCAGCAGCTGGAAATCGTGCTGAGCAAGCGAGGTTACATTGACTGCGTAGGAGCAGGTACGGAAGCTGCAATGCGCGTTATTGACAGGGTATAA
- a CDS encoding DUF166 domain-containing protein: MRILVLYTGELGKKVIQNLINPSTFCVSCGELCNHCRQVRKSYANLLVGIHEFPEDLPAFIEEPAQFLPPKLPECDLILAIGIHPDLLIALPEVIQKTGAKAVIAPAEDSKKTPAGVLEQLRKELEAMGVEFEAPKPFCALEKTGKPAIDAFVDLGFGKPVLRIEMSPDGKMFIGAGVLRDAPCGSTWFVAKKLGWTDVSGYKESISGSHHSYPCTGSMDKDPQIGDTILHKAGYIIREAVEEGMECEKKEKSRISASYGNEAQATGS, encoded by the coding sequence ATGAGAATCCTTGTACTTTATACGGGTGAACTCGGAAAAAAAGTTATCCAGAATTTGATAAATCCGTCAACTTTCTGCGTGTCATGCGGTGAACTCTGCAACCACTGCCGTCAGGTAAGGAAATCCTATGCAAACCTGCTTGTTGGGATCCACGAATTCCCGGAAGACCTGCCTGCGTTTATCGAAGAGCCTGCCCAGTTCCTGCCTCCGAAACTTCCGGAATGTGACCTTATACTTGCCATAGGGATCCATCCCGACCTCCTCATAGCCCTTCCTGAAGTCATACAAAAAACAGGGGCAAAAGCAGTAATCGCCCCCGCTGAAGACTCGAAGAAGACTCCTGCCGGCGTCCTTGAGCAGCTCAGAAAAGAACTTGAAGCCATGGGTGTCGAATTTGAGGCCCCAAAACCCTTCTGTGCCCTGGAAAAGACCGGAAAGCCAGCTATAGATGCTTTCGTAGACCTTGGTTTCGGAAAACCGGTGCTCAGAATAGAAATGAGCCCTGACGGAAAGATGTTCATAGGCGCAGGCGTCCTTAGAGATGCACCCTGTGGCTCAACCTGGTTTGTCGCAAAAAAGCTCGGCTGGACCGACGTTTCGGGATATAAAGAAAGCATTTCAGGTTCCCACCACTCTTACCCCTGTACCGGAAGCATGGATAAAGATCCTCAGATAGGAGATACGATCCTGCACAAAGCCGGATATATCATCAGGGAAGCTGTGGAAGAAGGAATGGAGTGCGAGAAAAAGGAAAAATCCAGAATTTCGGCAAGCTATGGTAATGAAGCTCAAGCTACTGGCTCCTGA
- a CDS encoding AIM24 family protein yields MGYHSLEDFIRRTGERAPGPETFELEREQLLKVHLNGVVWIRMGSMTAYRGDIRFTREDSLEYGPGKLVKISLAGEGFSFTKAEGRGKLYLADRGKKVSLLKLENDSICVNCNDILAIEDPLNWDIRMMRKFSGVMDNEIYNVKLEGTGIVAITTHQDPLTFRVTKEYPFFTSPNATVAWSGNLEPEIKTDISLKTLIGKNSGESVQMVFRGEGFVVIQPCEPCEEVYPQKQPENKVSNVYIS; encoded by the coding sequence ATGGGATACCATTCTTTAGAAGATTTTATCCGAAGGACTGGAGAAAGAGCCCCGGGGCCGGAAACTTTTGAACTGGAAAGAGAGCAGCTGCTGAAGGTGCATCTCAATGGCGTGGTCTGGATCAGAATGGGATCTATGACGGCATACAGAGGGGATATAAGGTTTACTCGTGAAGATTCCCTCGAATACGGGCCTGGGAAACTCGTGAAAATATCTCTGGCAGGAGAAGGGTTCAGCTTTACAAAAGCAGAAGGAAGAGGAAAACTCTACCTTGCGGACAGGGGCAAGAAGGTTTCGCTTCTGAAGCTTGAAAACGACTCAATCTGCGTGAACTGTAACGACATCCTGGCTATTGAAGACCCCCTCAACTGGGATATCAGGATGATGAGAAAATTCTCAGGGGTGATGGATAACGAGATTTACAACGTGAAACTCGAAGGAACAGGCATAGTTGCCATCACCACCCACCAGGACCCTTTGACTTTCAGGGTAACTAAGGAATATCCGTTCTTCACTTCTCCGAATGCTACGGTTGCCTGGTCAGGGAACCTCGAGCCGGAGATAAAAACCGACATTTCCCTGAAAACTTTAATTGGAAAAAACAGTGGAGAATCCGTCCAGATGGTTTTCCGAGGGGAAGGCTTTGTAGTGATCCAGCCCTGTGAACCCTGTGAAGAGGTTTATCCCCAGAAGCAACCTGAAAATAAGGTTTCAAACGTATACATCAGCTAA
- a CDS encoding L-aspartate semialdehyde sulfurtransferase: protein MVEKSVHEINKKIEDGSVNVVTAEEMVGIVESLGVEGAAREVDVVTTGTFGAMCSSGLMLNLGHSEPPIKIQKLWFNNVEAYSGLAAVDAYLGAAQISDTRGIQYGGAHVIEDLLRRKEIDVHATSYGTDCYPRKVLDTRITLDDLNEAVLLNPRNAYQKYAAATNSSKRILNTYMGELLPNFGNVTYSGAGVLSPLSNDPTYETIGMGTRIFMGGAQGYIIGNGTQHSPSSSFGTLMLKGNLKEMSSDYIRAASFAGYGTTLYMGIGIPIPILNEKIAASTAVRDEDIFTDILDYAVGSRDKPVIKQVNYAELRSGSVELEGKNTPTSSLSSFKNARKIANELKEWVKHGKFFVSIPVERLSHEGSAKSMKQTQPVPLVKDVMADFIVTIKKDQTVQDAAKKIWENSFNHLAVVSDTGELVGILTAWDISKAVAENIFDSVESVMTKKVLTCAPNEPVDLAARRLDRYGVSAMPVIDTQRKVLGIITSDNISKLLARRY, encoded by the coding sequence ATGGTTGAAAAATCGGTTCATGAGATCAATAAAAAAATTGAAGATGGAAGCGTCAATGTAGTCACAGCCGAGGAAATGGTCGGAATTGTTGAAAGCCTTGGCGTGGAAGGTGCTGCAAGAGAGGTTGATGTGGTCACTACAGGCACGTTCGGAGCCATGTGCTCTTCAGGTTTGATGCTTAATCTCGGACATTCAGAACCCCCGATAAAGATCCAGAAACTCTGGTTTAACAACGTTGAGGCATATAGCGGACTTGCTGCTGTGGATGCTTACCTCGGGGCTGCCCAGATCTCGGATACAAGGGGAATACAATATGGTGGGGCGCACGTTATTGAAGACCTGCTGAGAAGAAAAGAAATCGACGTGCATGCAACATCATATGGGACAGACTGCTACCCCAGAAAAGTTCTTGATACGAGAATCACCCTTGACGACTTAAACGAGGCAGTCCTTCTCAACCCCAGAAATGCTTACCAGAAATATGCCGCTGCAACAAACAGTTCAAAAAGGATTCTTAACACCTATATGGGAGAGCTGCTGCCCAACTTCGGAAACGTAACTTACTCGGGAGCCGGAGTGCTTTCTCCCCTCTCAAATGACCCTACCTACGAAACTATCGGGATGGGCACAAGGATTTTCATGGGAGGGGCTCAGGGCTATATCATAGGCAATGGGACCCAGCACTCTCCCTCAAGCAGTTTTGGGACCCTTATGCTTAAAGGAAACCTGAAAGAAATGAGCTCCGATTATATAAGGGCTGCTTCTTTTGCAGGCTACGGGACAACCCTTTATATGGGAATCGGGATCCCCATACCTATTCTGAATGAAAAAATCGCAGCCTCAACTGCGGTGCGTGACGAAGATATCTTTACCGACATTCTTGATTATGCCGTCGGCAGCAGGGATAAGCCTGTGATAAAGCAGGTAAACTATGCCGAACTCAGATCAGGCTCAGTGGAGCTTGAAGGGAAGAACACACCTACCTCATCCCTCTCAAGCTTCAAGAACGCCAGAAAGATTGCAAATGAACTAAAGGAATGGGTTAAGCACGGAAAATTCTTTGTCAGCATTCCCGTGGAAAGACTTTCCCACGAGGGTTCGGCAAAATCTATGAAACAAACTCAACCGGTCCCTCTCGTAAAAGACGTCATGGCCGACTTTATTGTTACCATCAAAAAGGACCAGACGGTTCAGGACGCTGCAAAGAAGATCTGGGAGAACTCCTTTAACCACCTTGCTGTGGTTTCGGATACAGGGGAACTGGTTGGAATTCTGACAGCCTGGGACATCTCAAAAGCTGTTGCCGAAAACATATTTGATTCCGTAGAAAGCGTCATGACGAAAAAAGTCCTTACCTGCGCCCCGAACGAACCCGTGGACCTTGCAGCTCGCAGGCTTGACCGCTATGGTGTTTCGGCAATGCCTGTAATCGATACACAGAGGAAAGTACTCGGAATAATCACGAGCGACAATATAAGCAAGCTTCTCGCAAGGAGGTACTGA
- a CDS encoding helix-turn-helix domain-containing protein: MQLPTPENLKKRRNELGLTQSDLAKRAGVSQPLIARIESGDVDPRLSTVRKILDAFEEAEKEQQIIIKDLMHSPVLHVSPEDSVEEVVNLMHIHGFSQIPVLDRGIPVGSISEDMIVKLMSESKKKSISQLKISGIMGESFPTVSPRISISVVSHILEGNPAVLVVEKGAVVGVVTKHDVMKLLQGQ; this comes from the coding sequence ATGCAGCTTCCAACACCCGAAAATCTTAAAAAAAGAAGGAATGAACTCGGGCTTACCCAGAGCGACCTGGCTAAAAGGGCAGGTGTAAGCCAGCCCCTTATAGCCCGTATAGAATCTGGAGACGTAGACCCCAGGCTTTCAACAGTCAGGAAAATCCTTGATGCTTTTGAGGAAGCTGAAAAGGAGCAGCAGATCATCATAAAAGACCTGATGCATTCCCCTGTTCTTCATGTTTCCCCCGAAGACTCGGTAGAAGAAGTGGTAAACCTTATGCATATTCATGGTTTTTCACAGATCCCCGTTCTTGACAGGGGCATTCCGGTTGGAAGTATTTCGGAAGATATGATCGTGAAACTGATGAGTGAGAGTAAGAAAAAATCAATATCTCAGTTGAAAATTTCAGGAATAATGGGAGAATCTTTTCCGACAGTATCGCCAAGAATATCGATCTCAGTAGTTTCCCACATCCTGGAAGGAAACCCGGCCGTACTTGTAGTAGAAAAAGGAGCAGTAGTGGGCGTTGTAACAAAACATGACGTGATGAAACTCCTTCAGGGACAATAA